From Bradyrhizobium sp. AZCC 1610:
CCCGCGCTCGTGTCTCATGTCTTGCCGAGGTGCCGCCTGCTGCAAAGCTCATCCATCCTCATCCCGGGCGATACTGTCTGGAGAAGGTGCAAGGCAGGGCGGCTGGCAATCCTCAACGACGCGGCCGCGTATTTCGCCGCTTTGCGGGAAGCGCTGCTGCTCGCGACGCGGCAGGTCTACATCATCGGCTGGGACATCCACAGCCAGACCCGGTTCGTCGGGCCGTCCGGGCAGGCCGACGATGGTTATCCGCCAGAGCTCGGGGCGTTTCTGAAAGCGCTCCTGAAGGCGAAGCCCGAGCTGCGGATCAACATCCTGAGCTGGAATTTCCCGGCTCTCTACGCGGCGGAGCGGGAGTGGAATTCAGCCGCCAAGTTCACCTCGGACGCGCCGGACCGGCTTCGTTTCTGTTTCGACTCCAGCCTTCCCTTGGGCTCGGCGCAGCACCAGAAGATCGTCGTCATCGACGGCGCGCTTGCGTTCGTCGGCGGTCTCGACCTCACAATAAGGCGCTGGGACACCAGCGAGCACGCAGCCCATCACCCGCTGCGGACCGATCCCGACGGCAAGCCCTATCCGCCGTTTCACGACGTGCAGTGCATGGTGGATGGCGAAGCGGCGGCCAGCCTGACCGAAATGGCGGAGCGCAGGTGGCGCGCCGCCGGATGCACAGTCGAAACATCAGCGGCGGTTGCGGGCGAGCGCTGGCCGGCCTCGGTGCCGGTGCAATCGCGCGATATGACGGTGGGCATTTCCCGAACGGAGATAGCAACCGCAAGCGAAACCGGCGTGAACGAGGTCGCGCGGCTGTTCGAGGCGTCCATCAACGCGGCCGACCGCTTCATCTATATCGAAAACCAGTTCACCAGCGCCACCGACATAGCGCGCCTCCTGGTGCAGCGGATGCTCGACGTGCCACAGCTTCGCGTTCTGATCGTCACACCGAAGATGCATTCGTCCTGGTTCGAATCGCAGGCCATGCAGAGCGGCCGCGGCGGATTCATTGCCCGGTTCGTGGCGGCAGGCGTCATGGACCGGATTCGCTTTCTCTATCCAACGACTCGGGATGCGGACGGGGCCGCCGTCGTCATGGTGCACAGCAAGGTGATGATCGTCGACGACCGTATTCTGCGCGTGGGTTCGGCCAACCTCAACAACCGCTCGATGGGCGCCGATACCGAGTGCGATCTCGCCTTCGAGGCGACGTCGGAGGCGCACTGGAAATCCATCGCCCGGCTTCGCCGCAGCCTGATCGGACATTTCTGCGGCGTCGATGAACGGGAAATCGCAAGCAACGAGGCCGATCTGTTTGGATTTCTCGACCGCCTGGCGGAGCGGCAGGCTGCAAAATCGTTGCAGCCGATCGATCCGGCCGCGTCAGCCGGCAGTGTGGCAACCATGGTGCAGCCCGTCGCCGACCCCCGAGAACCGCTTCACCTCGACCGCGCCGCCAGTCGCATGTGGACGGCAAGAACCATTTTGGCCGTGTCCGGGTTGGCCGCGGCGCTCGCCGGCCTCGCCCTGGCCTGGCAGTACACATCGCTGCGCGATTTCACCGACATCGGTTTTGTCTCCTCGGTCATTTCGCAGCCTGCGTGGTCGCAATTCGCGCCGCTGCTGGCGATTGCCGCCTTCGTCGTCGGCGGGCTGGTGGTGTTTCCGGTGCTGGTATTGATCGCCGCGACATCCGCGGCGCTGGGACCTTGGATGGGCTTCTTCAGCGCGGGCGCCGGCGTGCTGCTCAGCGCGCTCACGCTGTTTTCGATCGGCCGCGTGCTGGGCCAGGCCCGCTTGCAGCGGTTGCTCGGGCGCCGGGCCGCGCGGGTTCAGAGCCGCATCATCGGCAAGGGCGTCGTTGCGGTCGCGATGATCCGGATGGTCCCGATCGCCCCGTTCTCGATCGTGAACGTGGTGGCGGGCGCCAGCAAGCTGAGCCTGCGCGATTTTCTGCTCGGCACCGTGCTGGGCATGGCGCCGGGGATCGCGGTGATGGCTGCGCTCGGTGCGCAGATCGCGGATCTGGCCAGAAACGCCTCGTGGACGAATGCGGTGCTGCTGGCGCTGGCGATCATAGCCTGGATCGCGCTGTGCCTTGGCGTGCAGTTCCTGGTGACGTGGATGGCGGGACGAAGAACGTGACG
This genomic window contains:
- a CDS encoding VTT domain-containing protein, translating into MPRCRLLQSSSILIPGDTVWRRCKAGRLAILNDAAAYFAALREALLLATRQVYIIGWDIHSQTRFVGPSGQADDGYPPELGAFLKALLKAKPELRINILSWNFPALYAAEREWNSAAKFTSDAPDRLRFCFDSSLPLGSAQHQKIVVIDGALAFVGGLDLTIRRWDTSEHAAHHPLRTDPDGKPYPPFHDVQCMVDGEAAASLTEMAERRWRAAGCTVETSAAVAGERWPASVPVQSRDMTVGISRTEIATASETGVNEVARLFEASINAADRFIYIENQFTSATDIARLLVQRMLDVPQLRVLIVTPKMHSSWFESQAMQSGRGGFIARFVAAGVMDRIRFLYPTTRDADGAAVVMVHSKVMIVDDRILRVGSANLNNRSMGADTECDLAFEATSEAHWKSIARLRRSLIGHFCGVDEREIASNEADLFGFLDRLAERQAAKSLQPIDPAASAGSVATMVQPVADPREPLHLDRAASRMWTARTILAVSGLAAALAGLALAWQYTSLRDFTDIGFVSSVISQPAWSQFAPLLAIAAFVVGGLVVFPVLVLIAATSAALGPWMGFFSAGAGVLLSALTLFSIGRVLGQARLQRLLGRRAARVQSRIIGKGVVAVAMIRMVPIAPFSIVNVVAGASKLSLRDFLLGTVLGMAPGIAVMAALGAQIADLARNASWTNAVLLALAIIAWIALCLGVQFLVTWMAGRRT